The sequence GGTCACGCCATGTCGAGCATCTTCCTGGATGGCCTGGCGATCGATGTCGAGCGGCTCGAACGAATCAATGACACGCTTGGCAAGTTCGACGAAGCGCAGCGTGCAGCCGCTGGCGTCGTGCTCAAACCGATCGAAACCCTGGTGATAGCGCCTTCCGAGCGCCTGGATTTCATTGCAGCACGCCACTACGGCGCCTTGCCCTGGCCCATACGCCTGCTCCTGCGTGGGGTTGGCGGAGGGGGCCGCGGCGGCTCAACCGTGCTGTCCTACCTGTTGTTTGAAGAGCCCTACACGCGCGCGCTCATGGAGCTCGGCTACCACGACGCCATGGCCATGCGCGAGGAACTGGTACATTTCCTGCGACTCGAGGAGGACGGCGCCGACGCGCTTGCCGACGCAGAAGCTGAGGCGTCGTCTCAATTAACGGCGCTATCCTCTTAATCTCATTGAAGAATCAGTAAGATTGCAATATTCTGGATTCAGGTGTTTCCTGCATCCACGCACCCAGAAGGCAGTTAAGAAGCATGAGAACATCCCACCGTGGCCTGATGGCCACCTGCGCAGCCCTCCTGTTTGCATTCGCGGCCTTGCCGGCCGACGCTGCGACGCCGCGCAAATCCTCCGGCGAAGCCCAGGCCCGCCCGGCATCGGCCAAGAAGGCGAGCACGACGAGCAAGGCCGCTGCGCACAAGCCGGTGCGCTCCGCCGCGCTGGTGCGCACGCCCCAGCGCAAGAACGTCCGCGTGACGCACGTGAGCCGGCCCGTCGCACGTGAATTCGATGCCGTGGGCAATCCGCTCCTGCGTTCGAACGCCTTCATGGTCCAGGACCTGAGCAGCGGTCGCGTGCTCTTGGAGCACAACGCCGAAATGGCGGTGCCGATCGCCTCGATCACCAAGCTCATGACCGTCATGGTCGTGCTGGACGCACAGTTGCCGCTGTCCGAGGAACTCACGATCTCCGATGAGGACACGGACAAGCTCAAGAACACCAGCTCGCGCCTGATCGTCGGCACGACCTTCCCGCGCGAGATGATGATCCACCTTGCGCTGATGTCGTCGGAGAACCGCGCTGCAGCAGCGCTGGGCCACAACTATCCGGGCGGTATCGACGCCTTCGTAGCGGCGATGAACCGCAAGGCGGAGTCTCTCGGGCTCACCGAAACGCGTTTCCATGACTCGACCGGCCTGAACCCGCATAACGTGTCCAGCGCCCGCGATCTGGCCAAGATGGTGACGGCGGCCTCGCACTACCCGTTGATCCGGGAGTTCTCGACCGACGACGAGGAGATCGTCCAGGTTGGCGGCCGCCTCCAGACCTTCCGCAATACCAATGCGCTGGTGAAGGCGGAGGATTGGGAAATTGGCGTCTCCAAGACCGGTTTCATCAACGAAGCAGGGCGCTGCCTGGTGATGCAGGCCTGGCTTGCCAACAAGCCGATGGTGATCGTGCTGCTCGACTCGGCCGGCAAGTTCACCCGTGTGGCCGACGCGCAGCGCATCAAGCGCTGGATGGAAACCGCGGTCGCGCAGAAGCAGCTGGCGATGAAGGCAAGCTGACAGACCGCGCGTCTGAACCGGGGAAAAAAAGAGCACGCCCAGGGCGTGCTCTTTTCGTTTCTAGCCTGCCAGGATGCCGGCGGCGGCTATTCGCGCAACTTGTGATAGCCCATTGCAGCGGAAATCTCGTCCGCGGTTTCGCGCACCAGCGGCGCCCAGTCCGGGTTGAAACGCTCGCTCGGCGTGGATAGCGAAAGCCCTGCAACCAGCGTGCCGCTGTCGTCACGGATGCCCGCAGCGATACAGCGGACGCCGATCTCGACCTCTTCAAGGTCGTAGGCGATGCCGTGCCGGCGGACACGATCCAGATCCTTGTCGAGCGCGGCGATCGTGGTGTGCGACGCGGGCGTGGAGCCGGGCAGGCCCGTGCGCCGCGCATACTCGTGCACCTTGGGTGCCGGCTGTGCCGCGAGGAAAAGTTTGCCGGTCGCCGTCGTATGCAGGGGCGCACGGCCGCCCACAATGTGCACGATCCGCACCGCGGAGCGGCCGCTGGACGTGCGCTCCACATAGACGATCTGGTCGCCGTCACGCACGCCCAGATTCACGCTTTCGCCGGTCGTCTGGTGCAGGCGCCGCATCAGATCGACCGCGACGTCGCGTACCGAGATCCGCGACTTCACCAGGTTCCCCAGCTGCAGCAGGCGGATCCCCAAGCGATAGACGCCGGCATCAACACGCTCGACAAAGCCGCGTGCCGTCATCGAAGCGAGGATGCGGTGGGCCGTCGAGGGATGCAGTCCGGTTTCCTGCGCGAGTTGCTTGAGCGGGATCGGATCGGCGTGATGCGCAAGGGTGTCGAGCAGATTCATCATCCGCTCGATCACCTGGATCGACGAGGTTTTCGGCTCGGTGTCAGACAAGATGCAGGGACCGAAAGAGGTGGTGGCAGAATCCTACCGTAGCACCCTGATTTCGCCTAATGAAATCCCGTCGCGCGACGTGGTCCGTTCGAAGCCCGCAATGAGAGAAGGATCGAGCATGGGAAATGCCGTGCCCAAAGTGGTTGTGCTGGAGGCCGAGTCCATACGGGCTCGCTTGGCGAGGCCGGCGACGCCGCATGAATGGGCCGTCTGGCCGGTCTCCGCC is a genomic window of Niveibacterium sp. SC-1 containing:
- the pbpG gene encoding D-alanyl-D-alanine endopeptidase, yielding MRTSHRGLMATCAALLFAFAALPADAATPRKSSGEAQARPASAKKASTTSKAAAHKPVRSAALVRTPQRKNVRVTHVSRPVAREFDAVGNPLLRSNAFMVQDLSSGRVLLEHNAEMAVPIASITKLMTVMVVLDAQLPLSEELTISDEDTDKLKNTSSRLIVGTTFPREMMIHLALMSSENRAAAALGHNYPGGIDAFVAAMNRKAESLGLTETRFHDSTGLNPHNVSSARDLAKMVTAASHYPLIREFSTDDEEIVQVGGRLQTFRNTNALVKAEDWEIGVSKTGFINEAGRCLVMQAWLANKPMVIVLLDSAGKFTRVADAQRIKRWMETAVAQKQLAMKAS
- a CDS encoding IclR family transcriptional regulator yields the protein MMNLLDTLAHHADPIPLKQLAQETGLHPSTAHRILASMTARGFVERVDAGVYRLGIRLLQLGNLVKSRISVRDVAVDLMRRLHQTTGESVNLGVRDGDQIVYVERTSSGRSAVRIVHIVGGRAPLHTTATGKLFLAAQPAPKVHEYARRTGLPGSTPASHTTIAALDKDLDRVRRHGIAYDLEEVEIGVRCIAAGIRDDSGTLVAGLSLSTPSERFNPDWAPLVRETADEISAAMGYHKLRE